The segment CTTTAATGGAAAGTAATGCCTTTTCAATCTGTGAAGGGAATACACTTACTCCTTTGATTTTAAGCATGTCATCGGTTCTACCTGTAATTTTGGACATTTTTACAAGTGTTCTTCCACAGCCACATTTTGTATGTTTTATACTGGTCACATCATGCGTTCTGAATCTGATTATAGGCATTCCGATACGTGTTAATGTGGTAAGTACCAGTTCACCGCTTTGGCCTTCAGGGATATGCTTCAATGTTTTTGAGTCGATTATTTCAGGATAGAAATGATCTTCATATAGGTGTAGTCCATTCTGCTGTTCACATTCCATTGCAACTCCAGGACCCATCACTTCCGTTAATCCATATATGTTATAGGCCGGCACTTCAAATTTTTCTTCAATGCTCTGTCTCATCTGGTCGGTCCAGCTTTCTGATCCAAAACCTATTACTTTAAGATTTAAATCTGATGGCTTAATGCCCATTTCATCCAATTCTTCCGCTATGTGTAATCCATAGGATGGAGTGAATATCAGCATCGTTGTACCGAAGTCTTTCATAAGCTCAATTTGCCTGAGTGTTTGACCGGTTGATATTGGTATAACCGTTGCACCGATTTTTTGTCCACCGTAGTGAACTCCAAATCCGCCTGTAAATAATCCGTATCCATGAGTGTTCTGTACTATGTCATTTTCACCGATACCCATCATTGTCATTCCACGAGCCATTACTTCTGCCCATATATCAAGGTCTTCAGCGGTATAACCGGATACTGTAGGTTTTCCTGTAGTACCACTTGAGGTGTGTATCTCAACGATATCTTTCTGATCTACGGCAAATAATCCGAAGGGATATGATGCTCTTAGGTCTGTTTTGGTTGTGAACGGTAATTTTTCAATATCATCTAAAGTTTGAATATCCTCTGGGTATACCTCTGCTTCGCTATATCTTTTATGATAATATGGTACTTTGTTAAATGCTTTCGTAACTACATCCTGTAATCTTTTTAATTGTAATTCCTGCATGTCTTCACGTGACATACATTCGATTTCTTCATCCCATATCATTAATATTAAACTTCCTTTTTAATAAATAATAATTATTTATATACGAGGTTATTATTAATTTTTTTTATGAAAACCTTTTTTCATCTTTGATGGCAATCGGGGATAATACGGTTATTTCTTAATCAGTATGTCAAAAGAAATAATTTTCATTAGTAAAATGATGTAAATTTGTTAAAAAAAAAGAAAAGGGATATTGAAATTAGAATGGTAATGTCGTGTAGAATCTCTTGTTATAACATCTATTCCAATTAACAATATTTCCAAATGAATTTGAATTTGAAGTCAAGTCACAGTCATGCCAAGCACCGTTGACGTATACCTGTGCCCATACGTGACCTGTTACCAGACCACTTCTAAAGTAACATGTAGCATGAGCATACCTTGCCGGTATTCCTGCAGCTCTACATACTGCAACCATCAGGTTTGCCATATCACAACAGTTACCTGCCTTTCTGTTCCATGTTCCAAGTGCACCATATCTGGTGTTTGCATAGTAATCATAACTTGTCTTTTGATTCAAGTAGCTGAATATTGCCTTTGCCTGTGCCAGGGTGGTTGTTTTTCCACTTATTAATGATTTTGCCAAGTTTTGTATGACGCTGTTGTATACCTGGCAATTTGAGGCACTGGTTGTAATGTATGGTTTTAAGGCACTGTTTTGTGTTAGTGTCGTGTTTTTTCCTGTTAGAGTTTGTGTTTCAAGTTTTAGTTTAGCGGATGTCGTACTTGCCTGGTATTGTATATATCCGCTGTATGTTGCTGTTATCGTGTATGCTGATTTGCTTAAACTTTTTGGAATGGTGTATGATATACTTGCAATTCCACTTTTAACGGTAGCTTTACCTATTGTAAGTCCGTTTAATTTAAATACTACAGTACCGCCGTTTAATGCTGCAGAACCACTTTTTACAGTGGCTTTGACAGTTATGCTTTTACCTGCGGAACTTGTAATATCACTTACGCTTGTTGTTGTTTTTTGAAGTGCTAGAACTTTAAGTGTACTTGATGCTTTTGATGAAGTTAACGCACCTGTACCGCTGTAGGTTGCAGTTATCGTATATGAACTTTTGGTGAAGGATGTAGGTATAGTGTAATTTATAGCTGCTCCTCCATTTACAACCTTGCTTGTTCCTATTGATAGTCCATTTAATTTAAAGACTACACTTCCACCGTGTGCATATGCACCTGTTTTGTCTTTAACAACTGCCAGTATTCTTACTTTTGATCCTTCAATACCAGTTAAATCTTTAAGTGTGGTTGTTGAGGAACTTTTTGTTATTTTAAGAGTACCTTTTGCAGTTGATGATGAATATCTGCTTGTAGCACCGAATACTACACTTGTAGTATATGTGCCTGCAGAATATCCTGGTATTTTATAACTTAATGATGCTTTACCATTTGTTACGTTAGCCTGGCCGATAGTTTTACCGTTTATTTTAAAGACTACAAGACCCTTTGGAACATATTTTGAACCGGATGCTACTGTTGCCTTTAAAAGTATGGTATCTGTACTACTTGCAGTAATTGAATTGATTGCTACTTGTGTAGAATCAAGTTTACTGCTTGTTTTTATATTGCTTGTAGTTTTTTGGATACCTGTGGTACTGTCGGCTTTATTATCATCTTCGGAATCTGCTGTAGTAACATTCGTTACTGTATTTGAGTTGGTAGTACTTGCTGAAGATGATGCTGAGTTGGTAGTAATCGCTGTGTTTGTGTTAGTTTCTGTATTTGTTGTAGAATGGGTTGCTTGAATATCATTTGATATTGTATCTGATGTAATTGTGCTGTCATCAGTGTCTATTGCACTTACTGAACTAATTAATAAAATGGTTGCACATATTAAGATTATTGTACCAAAATAACCCTTAATTATAAAACCTCCTTATTAATATAAATTGGTTATATTTATAGTCGAATCATAATTTTTTTGTTCGACTTGTATATATCATTACTATTTCATAGTATATAAATATTTTTTTTAAATAATACATATTATCGTGTTTTTAAAGGATTGGATAATTATTATTACTTATTTAAACTTTATATATCCTATATAATTGAGTTAAACTTTATGATATAATTTTTACATAAGTATTATTATTCTTTTATTGCTGTTGTTTTTTTATCTTTATCTATTGATTAACAGAGCATATTAAAGTTCTACATACTTTAACAGTGTTGATGTGGATTTTTTGATATTTTTTTAAAATAATATTTAATTATCTGTCTTATTGTCATTAAAGGATTATGCCTTATTCATTATTTTATTTTAATTGATGGGCTATTTGGATAAAAACGGGGAATATCCTTCTTATTTGTATAAATTGAAGCTTAAATCGGGATTTTGTATTTTTTTAACAAAAGTTTTTTTAGTGTGATGTTTACTTGAGTTTTTTTGAGCAACTGTTTAAACACGCTAATCAGTTTTTATTTATTTTTTACATTTAATTCAAGACTACAGAATGGGCTATATTTTAAAAATAGCTTTTGAGAAAAAATGAGTAAAAGGGTGGGGGAGAGTTATTCGGGGTATAGTTTTGCAAATGAATGTAGGAAGAAGAACAATGAGAACGATTCCAGAATTGCTGATATTATACTTCCAAATGTCGGTGCTAAATTTAGGATGAAAATTATATTTGCAATTACTATACTAATAATTATTATCAATAGTAGAAATTCCAGGTACTTGATTATTCCTATTTTTTTTATAATCTTTAACATACGCATTATGTTAAATGATTGTTTATAATCTTCATTTGCATTTAAGTCAATTTTACTTATCGTACATATTGAAAAGAGTATTACAACTACTATTATGAATATTATCAAAGACATTTTAAGGCTGTTGGCTGTATCTACAATTGCCATATCCGGAAGTGATCCCATAATCTCAAATATGCTTATTTCCTCGGTAGTTGTTATCATGTCTGACATAAATGTGGGAATCTCATCAATTCTTTGAAATAGTCCTGTAGGTATTGACAGTATTGTTGATATTATTAATGCCAATATAAGGTAATATGATTCAAGTATTGTATCCTGCAAGGCTTCCTTTATTGATTCATCAAAGCTTATCTTTGGTGCTCCTTTCTTTTTATTGAGTAGGTGAAATATTATTTGCAGGCTTATTCCAAGAACAATTAATGGTATGATTAAACATGCTACTATGAAAATTATGTTCGTTGTAATATCTAAATTATGTGAGTGTAAAAAGTATTCATGAGTAAATTCTGAGATTAGAAACAGAATTGTTACTATTATAAAATACTTGTAGTTTTTTATTGGAAATAGGAGGGATTCTTTAATAATTTCCTTGTTTTTCATTTTTTTCCATTCCCCTTTTTTTATTATTTAATATGTATTTCCTTTTAAATTATTATTTTTATTGTTCATATCTTTCTTAATTCATGATATCAAACAGTATATGTGCAGTATCATTATCATTTTTCATTCAACAGGTATTGCATTAATTATCATACCTTTTATCTACCGTAATTCTTGGTAGATTATATATGGGCGTTATAATATTCACTTCTAAAAATAAGTATTTGCCTGGTTTATACTGGATGGTATATTAATTAGCTTTGGTTGACATAAAGTATATATACTAATCGATAGTAAGAAATAAAATATCAAAACAAAACAGTATAGATGTGATATATATGACTGATGAAACACTAACCTACGATGATATTAAGGAATATGAACATTTATTTACCATGGCACCACCATTCGTACTGGAACTGATGATAAAAAGAAATGTCAATCTGGTAGATAAGTTCCGTCCAACGATTGCAAAGTATCTGCAAGAGTTAACGCCACAGCAAAAACAGAAACTAAATCATGTATTATGTGCCGATACTGAAAGACTTCAAAAGTTAATGTTTCTTGCATATAAGAAAACAGGTAAAAAACAGTATTATACATTGGCAAATCCTGCAAACAGGAACTTTGTAGAAATGAACATAAATGGAATCAGGCAATTGGCGGATTTCTGATTTAAAAATGCATTGATTTAAAAAAAGTATAAAAGAGGGGTTTAGTTGATGTTGATGTTTACTTTTTCTTCATCCTCTTCAGCTTCTTGGCCTTCCTGAGTCTCTTCTTCTTTTTCATCATCTTTTTTATCATTAACAAATTCCAATACCTTATTTATTAATATGTAATCACCAAAACCGGTAATTTCATCCTGTTCTATTTCAGCCTCTTCGGTCTTGGTAAATGATGATGTTTTGCTAAGAAGTAATGAAGTAATCTCTTGCTTGTCGATGTCAATGTTGATTCCAGAAACTTTTCCACTTTCATTTCCGTTGCAGTCAAGGACTTTTTTACCTATGATTTCACTGCTTTTGACATGGTTTTCTTCACTTTGAGGTATTTTTTCCATGGTATTTTCCATAAGATCTTCTTTAGTTACAGATACCTGCAAGTAATCTCCTATGGCCATTATGTCTTCCGGTTTGATGTCATGATATTTTTTACTGATTGGATTTCCTGTTGAACCGTAAATACCTGTTAATTTAAATGTTTTAGTATCAAATGTCATTTCAGCGATTTTTCCTACTTCTTTAACGTTTTTGTCTATGATTTTCTTTCCGACAATTTCATTAGTTTTCATATTCTTTACCTCATATTTATTATTTTTATGATTATAATTATTTGTTAATTATTCTTATTATATAATGTTTTTGATAGTTGTTTTCTTATAAATTTGCAGAAATATTATGATATGTATTATAAATATTGCTTAAATTCACTTATTGTAAGCAATGGCTCGAAGATGATGCCTCTTTCTTCAAAGGTCTTTTTTGCTCCCTCTTCACGGTCCACTATTACGAATGCCTTGATGATGTTTCCGCCGTTGTCCTCTATCACATCAATAGCTTTGAGTAGAGATCCTCCGGTAGTCGTAACGTCTTCTACAATGATTACATTGTCATTTTCATCCAGTTGGCCTTCAATTTGTTTGGATGTACCGTATGATTTCTTTTCTTTTCTAATCATAAGCATTGGCTTTTTTGATATTAAGGATGTTGCCGTAGCTATAGGTACAGCTCCAAGAGCAGGTCCTGCTATCTTGTCAATACTGTCATCTATACTTTCAGTAATCATGTAGGCTACGCATTCCAGTATTTCCGGTTCGGTAATTGCCTTTTTCATGTCAACGTAGTAATCACTTTTTTTACCTGATGAGAGTGTAAAGTCACCAAATTTAATTACATCATTTCCCTTTAGTAATTCTATCAGTTTATTTTTATAATCAGTCATAATATCACCTTTAATTATCTTCGTGTATTTGTTTGCCGTTTATATGATAATGGTTATATGAAACTTTTTTCAAAGGATTTTCTAATTAATATCATGTCCCCTATCCTGCTAACTTCTTCAAATGGA is part of the Methanosphaera sp. BMS genome and harbors:
- a CDS encoding PRC-barrel domain-containing protein, which gives rise to MKTNEIVGKKIIDKNVKEVGKIAEMTFDTKTFKLTGIYGSTGNPISKKYHDIKPEDIMAIGDYLQVSVTKEDLMENTMEKIPQSEENHVKSSEIIGKKVLDCNGNESGKVSGINIDIDKQEITSLLLSKTSSFTKTEEAEIEQDEITGFGDYILINKVLEFVNDKKDDEKEEETQEGQEAEEDEEKVNININ
- a CDS encoding DUF4013 domain-containing protein, with product MKNKEIIKESLLFPIKNYKYFIIVTILFLISEFTHEYFLHSHNLDITTNIIFIVACLIIPLIVLGISLQIIFHLLNKKKGAPKISFDESIKEALQDTILESYYLILALIISTILSIPTGLFQRIDEIPTFMSDMITTTEEISIFEIMGSLPDMAIVDTANSLKMSLIIFIIVVVILFSICTISKIDLNANEDYKQSFNIMRMLKIIKKIGIIKYLEFLLLIIIISIVIANIIFILNLAPTFGSIISAILESFSLFFFLHSFAKLYPE
- a CDS encoding phenylacetate--CoA ligase family protein, which encodes MIWDEEIECMSREDMQELQLKRLQDVVTKAFNKVPYYHKRYSEAEVYPEDIQTLDDIEKLPFTTKTDLRASYPFGLFAVDQKDIVEIHTSSGTTGKPTVSGYTAEDLDIWAEVMARGMTMMGIGENDIVQNTHGYGLFTGGFGVHYGGQKIGATVIPISTGQTLRQIELMKDFGTTMLIFTPSYGLHIAEELDEMGIKPSDLNLKVIGFGSESWTDQMRQSIEEKFEVPAYNIYGLTEVMGPGVAMECEQQNGLHLYEDHFYPEIIDSKTLKHIPEGQSGELVLTTLTRIGMPIIRFRTHDVTSIKHTKCGCGRTLVKMSKITGRTDDMLKIKGVSVFPSQIEKALLSIKGVEPHYQIILTRPDNLDQIEVKVEASPDIFFDNIKELVGIRDKLAEAIHDEIGLRVNVTLVEPKTIDRVDAGKAVRVIDNRNK
- a CDS encoding transglutaminase family protein; the protein is MAKSLISGKTTTLAQAKAIFSYLNQKTSYDYYANTRYGALGTWNRKAGNCCDMANLMVAVCRAAGIPARYAHATCYFRSGLVTGHVWAQVYVNGAWHDCDLTSNSNSFGNIVNWNRCYNKRFYTTLPF
- the pyrE gene encoding orotate phosphoribosyltransferase, whose protein sequence is MTDYKNKLIELLKGNDVIKFGDFTLSSGKKSDYYVDMKKAITEPEILECVAYMITESIDDSIDKIAGPALGAVPIATATSLISKKPMLMIRKEKKSYGTSKQIEGQLDENDNVIIVEDVTTTGGSLLKAIDVIEDNGGNIIKAFVIVDREEGAKKTFEERGIIFEPLLTISEFKQYL